The following proteins come from a genomic window of Solwaraspora sp. WMMA2065:
- the ltrA gene encoding group II intron reverse transcriptase/maturase — MQTKLHHWAADDPGRRFDDLFNLVCHPDFLVVAWERVRRNKGARTAGIDGVAPAMAAASPTIVVALLADTRQQLKSRTFTPLPVRERLIPKPGQPGKVRRLGIPSTMDRLVQASLALVLEPIFEAVFKPVSYGFRPRRRAQDAIAEIVYFGSKGYRWVLDADITACFDELAHCAILDRVRRRVADKRVLALVKAFLKAGIMAEGGQVRDSVTGTPQGGLISPLLANIALTALDEHFCAKWDAHGTDDRRYRHRQRGGATYRIVRYADDFAVMVMGSQTHVEAIREEVAQVLAPLGLRLSPAKTRVCHLDEGFDFLGFRIQRRRKRGTNKYHVYTYPSKKALTSIKTKVRALTKDIPGA, encoded by the coding sequence ATGCAGACCAAGCTGCACCACTGGGCGGCCGATGATCCCGGTCGCCGGTTTGATGATCTTTTCAACCTCGTGTGTCACCCGGACTTCCTCGTCGTGGCGTGGGAGCGGGTGCGGCGTAACAAGGGGGCGCGTACGGCGGGCATCGACGGGGTTGCCCCGGCGATGGCCGCGGCGAGTCCGACCATCGTGGTGGCGTTGCTGGCCGATACTCGCCAGCAATTGAAGTCCCGGACGTTCACTCCGCTGCCGGTGCGGGAACGGCTGATTCCCAAGCCCGGTCAGCCGGGGAAGGTCAGAAGGCTCGGGATTCCATCGACGATGGACAGGCTGGTGCAAGCCAGTCTGGCGCTGGTGTTGGAGCCCATTTTCGAGGCCGTTTTCAAGCCGGTTAGTTACGGTTTTCGGCCGCGTCGGCGGGCGCAGGACGCGATCGCCGAGATCGTCTACTTCGGGTCCAAGGGTTACCGCTGGGTGCTCGATGCGGACATCACGGCGTGTTTTGACGAGTTGGCACACTGCGCGATCCTCGATCGGGTCCGCCGACGTGTCGCCGACAAACGCGTCCTGGCCCTGGTCAAGGCATTCCTCAAGGCGGGCATCATGGCCGAGGGTGGCCAGGTCAGGGATTCGGTCACCGGCACGCCGCAGGGTGGTTTGATCAGTCCGTTGCTCGCCAACATCGCGTTGACGGCGTTGGATGAGCACTTCTGCGCCAAGTGGGATGCCCACGGCACAGACGACAGACGGTACCGGCATCGGCAGCGTGGCGGGGCCACCTACCGGATCGTCCGCTATGCGGACGATTTCGCGGTCATGGTGATGGGCTCCCAAACGCACGTCGAGGCCATACGGGAGGAGGTCGCGCAGGTGCTCGCCCCGCTGGGGCTGCGGCTGTCGCCGGCCAAGACCCGGGTCTGCCACCTGGACGAGGGGTTCGACTTCTTGGGCTTTCGCATCCAGCGACGCCGCAAGCGGGGAACCAACAAGTACCACGTCTACACCTACCCGTCGAAGAAGGCT